A genomic region of Nymphaea colorata isolate Beijing-Zhang1983 chromosome 2, ASM883128v2, whole genome shotgun sequence contains the following coding sequences:
- the LOC116248843 gene encoding cyclin-T1-4-like isoform X3, whose amino-acid sequence MRGMACLQDHRRTTLQGGYYDTRISFQGGYHDPRPSLQERYQSVQSSSFNGGVTATRNYSSVHDLTRKFRDFGNENGQVGVPPAFKRHKNCANENSSAENHQFNSRTGDFPRGQRLRTDAVGSSAAVMATNDGHRCVPPSTSYRFIDLGGAEDSNARFCSFGYDTISSSDTVLTVENCCEPSEGFMSREELERCSPSRKDGIDSNRETYLRYSYCSFLQNLGLRLELPQTTIGTAIILCHRFFVHRSHACHDRFLIATASLFLAAKSEETPCPLNTVLKAAFEICHKQGLSLPPYLLSLDWFEEYRERVIGAEHIILTTLDFELGVQHPYGPLTSVLNKLGLTKSVLLNLALDLVNEGLRSSLWLQFKPHHIAAGAVFLASKILNIDLFSSQSLWQEFQTSPAILQDVVQQLIELLECRQ is encoded by the exons ATGAG AGGTATGGCTTGTTTGCAAGATCATCGTCGTACGACTTTGCAAGGTGGGTATTACGATACCCGGATATCTTTCCAAGGAGGCTATCACGATCCTCGTCCTTCTTTGCAAGAGAGGTATCAGAGCGTGCAATCATCGTCGTTTAATGGAGGTGTAACGGCGACTAGAAATTATAGCAGTGTACATGATCTAACGAGGAAGTTTCGGGATTTTGGTAATGAAAATGGACAAGTTGGTGTGCCTCCAGCATTTAAGAGGCACAAGAACTGCGCGAATGAGAATTCATCTGCTGAGAATCATCAGTTCAATTCCCGTACTGGAGATTTCCCGAGAGGTCAACGTCTTCGGACTGACGCCGTTGGCAGTTCGGCTGCTGTAATGGCTACGAATGATGGCCATCGATGTGTTCCGCCGTCAACGAGCTATAGATTCATCGATCTCGGGGGAGCAGAAGATAGCAATGCCAGATTTTGTAGCTTTGGTTATGACACTATAAGCTCTTCAGATACTGTTTTGACGGTTGAGAATTGTTGCGAACCTTCAGAAGGTTTCATGTCCAGGGAAGAGCTTGAACGGTGTTCTCCTTCAAGGAAAGATGGCATCGATTCAAATAGGGAAACATATTTGAGATATTCATATTGTTCTTTCCTTCAAAATCTTGGACTGCGGCTGGAATT GCCTCAAACCACAATTGGAACTGCAATCATCCTTTGCCATCGGTTCTTTGTTCATCGTTCTCATGCCTGCCATGACCGATTT TTAATTGCTACAGCTTCTCTTTTCTTAGCGGCAAAGTCTGAGGAGACTCCTTGCCCTTTGAACACTGTGCTGAAGGCAGCATTTGAAATTTGCCATAAACAGggtctttctctccctccttaTTTACTTTCTCTT GACTGGTTCGAAGAGTATAGGGAACGTGTTATTGGCGCTGAGCACATAATATTGACAActctggattttgaacttggtgTTCAACATCCATATGGTCCTCTCACTTCTGTCCTTAATAAATTAGGACTTACAAAATCTGTCCTACTGAATCTGGCTTTGGACTTGGTCAATGAAGG GCTTCGAAGTTCCTTATGGCTTCAGTTTAAACCACATCATATTGCTGCTGGAGCCGTGTTTCTTGCGTCCAAAATTCTTAATATAGACCTGTTTTCGAGTCAGAGTTTGTGGCAGGAGTTCCAGACCTCGCCGGCAATTCTACAAG ATGTTGTTCAACAATTGATCGAGCTCCTTGAGTGCAGACAGTGA
- the LOC116248843 gene encoding cyclin-T1-4-like isoform X1, producing the protein MRFSIFESICSLLELGSENFGEFGVFLSWDVLILCIRGMACLQDHRRTTLQGGYYDTRISFQGGYHDPRPSLQERYQSVQSSSFNGGVTATRNYSSVHDLTRKFRDFGNENGQVGVPPAFKRHKNCANENSSAENHQFNSRTGDFPRGQRLRTDAVGSSAAVMATNDGHRCVPPSTSYRFIDLGGAEDSNARFCSFGYDTISSSDTVLTVENCCEPSEGFMSREELERCSPSRKDGIDSNRETYLRYSYCSFLQNLGLRLELPQTTIGTAIILCHRFFVHRSHACHDRFLIATASLFLAAKSEETPCPLNTVLKAAFEICHKQGLSLPPYLLSLDWFEEYRERVIGAEHIILTTLDFELGVQHPYGPLTSVLNKLGLTKSVLLNLALDLVNEGLRSSLWLQFKPHHIAAGAVFLASKILNIDLFSSQSLWQEFQTSPAILQDVVQQLIELLECRQ; encoded by the exons ATGAG ATTCTCAATATTTGAGAGTATTTGTTCGTTGCTTGAGTTGGGTTCTgaaaattttggtgaatttgGAGTTTTTCTAAGTTGGGACGTCTTGATTTTGTGCATCAGAGGTATGGCTTGTTTGCAAGATCATCGTCGTACGACTTTGCAAGGTGGGTATTACGATACCCGGATATCTTTCCAAGGAGGCTATCACGATCCTCGTCCTTCTTTGCAAGAGAGGTATCAGAGCGTGCAATCATCGTCGTTTAATGGAGGTGTAACGGCGACTAGAAATTATAGCAGTGTACATGATCTAACGAGGAAGTTTCGGGATTTTGGTAATGAAAATGGACAAGTTGGTGTGCCTCCAGCATTTAAGAGGCACAAGAACTGCGCGAATGAGAATTCATCTGCTGAGAATCATCAGTTCAATTCCCGTACTGGAGATTTCCCGAGAGGTCAACGTCTTCGGACTGACGCCGTTGGCAGTTCGGCTGCTGTAATGGCTACGAATGATGGCCATCGATGTGTTCCGCCGTCAACGAGCTATAGATTCATCGATCTCGGGGGAGCAGAAGATAGCAATGCCAGATTTTGTAGCTTTGGTTATGACACTATAAGCTCTTCAGATACTGTTTTGACGGTTGAGAATTGTTGCGAACCTTCAGAAGGTTTCATGTCCAGGGAAGAGCTTGAACGGTGTTCTCCTTCAAGGAAAGATGGCATCGATTCAAATAGGGAAACATATTTGAGATATTCATATTGTTCTTTCCTTCAAAATCTTGGACTGCGGCTGGAATT GCCTCAAACCACAATTGGAACTGCAATCATCCTTTGCCATCGGTTCTTTGTTCATCGTTCTCATGCCTGCCATGACCGATTT TTAATTGCTACAGCTTCTCTTTTCTTAGCGGCAAAGTCTGAGGAGACTCCTTGCCCTTTGAACACTGTGCTGAAGGCAGCATTTGAAATTTGCCATAAACAGggtctttctctccctccttaTTTACTTTCTCTT GACTGGTTCGAAGAGTATAGGGAACGTGTTATTGGCGCTGAGCACATAATATTGACAActctggattttgaacttggtgTTCAACATCCATATGGTCCTCTCACTTCTGTCCTTAATAAATTAGGACTTACAAAATCTGTCCTACTGAATCTGGCTTTGGACTTGGTCAATGAAGG GCTTCGAAGTTCCTTATGGCTTCAGTTTAAACCACATCATATTGCTGCTGGAGCCGTGTTTCTTGCGTCCAAAATTCTTAATATAGACCTGTTTTCGAGTCAGAGTTTGTGGCAGGAGTTCCAGACCTCGCCGGCAATTCTACAAG ATGTTGTTCAACAATTGATCGAGCTCCTTGAGTGCAGACAGTGA
- the LOC116248843 gene encoding uncharacterized protein LOC116248843 isoform X2, with translation MRFSIFESICSLLELGSENFGEFGVFLSWDVLILCIRGMACLQDHRRTTLQGGYYDTRISFQGGYHDPRPSLQERYQSVQSSSFNGGVTATRNYSSVHDLTRKFRDFGNENGQVGVPPAFKRHKNCANENSSAENHQFNSRTGDFPRGQRLRTDAVGSSAAVMATNDGHRCVPPSTSYRFIDLGGAEDSNARFCSFGYDTISSSDTVLTVENCCEPSEGFMSREELERCSPSRKDGIDSNRETYLRYSYCSFLQNLGLRLELPQTTIGTAIILCHRFFVHRSHACHDRFLIATASLFLAAKSEETPCPLNTVLKAAFEICHKQGLSLPPYLLSLDWFEEYRERVIGAEHIILTTLDFELGVQHPYGPLTSVLNKLGLTKSVLLNLALDLVNEGLLGGRRQPIFNVLHCPSAVQCWLDNLCCTCY, from the exons ATGAG ATTCTCAATATTTGAGAGTATTTGTTCGTTGCTTGAGTTGGGTTCTgaaaattttggtgaatttgGAGTTTTTCTAAGTTGGGACGTCTTGATTTTGTGCATCAGAGGTATGGCTTGTTTGCAAGATCATCGTCGTACGACTTTGCAAGGTGGGTATTACGATACCCGGATATCTTTCCAAGGAGGCTATCACGATCCTCGTCCTTCTTTGCAAGAGAGGTATCAGAGCGTGCAATCATCGTCGTTTAATGGAGGTGTAACGGCGACTAGAAATTATAGCAGTGTACATGATCTAACGAGGAAGTTTCGGGATTTTGGTAATGAAAATGGACAAGTTGGTGTGCCTCCAGCATTTAAGAGGCACAAGAACTGCGCGAATGAGAATTCATCTGCTGAGAATCATCAGTTCAATTCCCGTACTGGAGATTTCCCGAGAGGTCAACGTCTTCGGACTGACGCCGTTGGCAGTTCGGCTGCTGTAATGGCTACGAATGATGGCCATCGATGTGTTCCGCCGTCAACGAGCTATAGATTCATCGATCTCGGGGGAGCAGAAGATAGCAATGCCAGATTTTGTAGCTTTGGTTATGACACTATAAGCTCTTCAGATACTGTTTTGACGGTTGAGAATTGTTGCGAACCTTCAGAAGGTTTCATGTCCAGGGAAGAGCTTGAACGGTGTTCTCCTTCAAGGAAAGATGGCATCGATTCAAATAGGGAAACATATTTGAGATATTCATATTGTTCTTTCCTTCAAAATCTTGGACTGCGGCTGGAATT GCCTCAAACCACAATTGGAACTGCAATCATCCTTTGCCATCGGTTCTTTGTTCATCGTTCTCATGCCTGCCATGACCGATTT TTAATTGCTACAGCTTCTCTTTTCTTAGCGGCAAAGTCTGAGGAGACTCCTTGCCCTTTGAACACTGTGCTGAAGGCAGCATTTGAAATTTGCCATAAACAGggtctttctctccctccttaTTTACTTTCTCTT GACTGGTTCGAAGAGTATAGGGAACGTGTTATTGGCGCTGAGCACATAATATTGACAActctggattttgaacttggtgTTCAACATCCATATGGTCCTCTCACTTCTGTCCTTAATAAATTAGGACTTACAAAATCTGTCCTACTGAATCTGGCTTTGGACTTGGTCAATGAAGG ATTGCTTGGTGGTCGAAGACAACCCATTTTCAATGTGCTACATTGTCCTTCCGCTGTTCAATGTTGGCTAGATAATCTATGTTGCACCTGTTACTga